Proteins encoded by one window of Inmirania thermothiophila:
- the pglZ gene encoding BREX-3 system phosphatase PglZ: MGSWRDQILSEFTPQVARLTLVADPDGLLLEEGVLEGIRERGFELIPFEDHVAFRYAYESKFRSRWDRGEETDLVVVLRSPSSDLDALPYDLLQAGRKLSFNLGDLFPNLSYPVVAALDRADLDALFDAQLRHAPGQLGDNATKEFVLRHVFEIAPELIKQPSDLLRVLLRRHYRGQRIPAILDERFIQVLRQNGLFEDWPLEAIIPDAQAFFAFLQERWPVFLDSLAKPKDDAVHEDAADYGFEFPGPTLLPFDHHDVRIYIDNLFLEGLLQPVPHEQSQALAKTWVAYGIKVSPVENRRRRMEGLLDSIEKTIPTVQARYGEWLHFAYRWAELVALELEPDTTLPEEYRERLEALRSRIDSALTDWVVKRYASLINLPPAPPVMLHHIPRFLARSLGDDRRTKIAFLLVDGLALDQWIALREVLGELDSKLRFRENAVFAWIPTITSVSRQAAFAGKPPIYFPASIHTTDKEPGLWTQFWVDQGLTQHEVAYAKGLGDGDMDEVSELLSRPRLRVVGLVIDKVDRIMHGMELGAAGMHNQVRQWARQGFMRDLLGLLHDRGFQVYLASDHGNIEAKGAGRPAEGAVADLRGERVRVYSDPRLRAQIKERFPESLEWPSVGLPEDYLALIAPNRAAFVRAGETLVGHGGISVEELLVPLVQIDRRDR, encoded by the coding sequence ATGGGTAGTTGGCGTGACCAAATCCTGAGTGAGTTCACACCCCAGGTCGCCCGGCTTACCCTGGTCGCGGATCCGGACGGCCTGCTCCTTGAAGAAGGTGTCCTCGAAGGGATCCGGGAACGGGGCTTTGAGCTGATCCCGTTCGAGGATCATGTCGCCTTTCGCTATGCCTACGAATCCAAGTTCCGCTCCCGCTGGGACCGCGGCGAGGAAACCGATCTGGTGGTGGTGCTGAGATCGCCTTCGAGCGATCTCGATGCCTTGCCCTACGACCTGCTGCAGGCTGGCCGCAAGCTCTCGTTCAACCTGGGCGATCTCTTCCCGAATCTCAGCTATCCCGTGGTCGCGGCGCTCGACCGGGCTGATCTCGACGCCTTGTTCGATGCGCAATTGAGGCACGCGCCGGGGCAGCTCGGCGACAACGCTACGAAGGAGTTCGTCCTTCGTCATGTGTTCGAGATCGCTCCGGAACTCATCAAGCAGCCATCGGACCTACTCCGGGTCTTGCTGCGTCGTCATTACCGCGGACAACGAATCCCGGCCATCCTCGATGAGCGCTTTATCCAGGTGCTTCGTCAAAACGGCCTGTTCGAGGATTGGCCTCTGGAAGCCATCATTCCGGACGCGCAAGCATTCTTTGCGTTCCTGCAGGAGCGCTGGCCGGTGTTCCTGGATTCGCTCGCAAAGCCGAAGGACGATGCCGTCCACGAGGACGCGGCGGACTACGGCTTCGAGTTCCCAGGACCGACGCTTTTGCCTTTCGACCACCACGATGTCCGCATTTACATCGACAACCTTTTCCTCGAGGGCTTGCTCCAGCCGGTTCCTCACGAGCAATCGCAAGCGCTCGCCAAGACCTGGGTGGCTTACGGCATCAAAGTCTCCCCCGTGGAGAACCGTCGCCGCCGCATGGAGGGGCTGCTGGATTCCATCGAGAAGACGATCCCCACGGTGCAGGCGCGTTATGGGGAGTGGCTCCATTTCGCCTACCGTTGGGCGGAACTCGTCGCTTTGGAGCTGGAGCCGGACACCACCCTGCCGGAAGAATACCGGGAGCGCCTGGAGGCATTGAGATCCCGGATCGATTCTGCGCTCACCGATTGGGTGGTGAAGCGCTACGCGAGCCTGATCAACCTTCCGCCCGCGCCGCCGGTGATGCTGCATCACATCCCGCGGTTCCTCGCCCGAAGCCTCGGAGACGACCGGCGCACGAAGATCGCTTTTCTGCTGGTGGACGGCCTCGCCCTGGACCAATGGATCGCCTTGCGCGAGGTGCTCGGAGAGCTGGATTCGAAGCTGCGGTTCCGTGAGAACGCCGTTTTCGCTTGGATTCCCACCATCACCTCGGTTTCCCGTCAGGCCGCCTTTGCCGGCAAGCCGCCGATCTACTTCCCGGCGAGTATCCATACCACAGACAAGGAGCCGGGCCTTTGGACGCAGTTCTGGGTCGATCAGGGGCTGACGCAGCATGAGGTAGCTTACGCCAAGGGGCTGGGCGACGGGGACATGGACGAGGTCTCCGAGCTACTGAGCCGGCCCAGGCTACGTGTCGTCGGACTGGTCATCGACAAGGTCGACCGGATCATGCACGGCATGGAGCTGGGTGCAGCGGGGATGCACAACCAGGTTCGGCAATGGGCCAGGCAGGGTTTCATGCGGGACCTTCTCGGCCTGCTCCATGACCGCGGTTTCCAGGTCTACCTTGCCTCGGACCACGGCAACATCGAGGCGAAAGGCGCAGGACGGCCTGCCGAAGGGGCGGTTGCGGACCTGCGCGGCGAGCGCGTGCGTGTCTACTCCGATCCCAGGCTCAGGGCTCAAATCAAGGAGCGATTCCCGGAGTCCTTGGAGTGGCCCTCGGTGGGCCTCCCAGAGGACTACCTCGCCCTCATCGCTCCGAACCGGGCTGCTTTCGTGCGGGCGGGTGAAACCCTCGTCGGTCATGGAGGCATTAGTGTCGAGGAACTGCTCGTCCCTCTTGTCCAGATCGATAGGAGGGACCGATGA
- a CDS encoding DUF262 domain-containing protein, with protein MPSRGEIKSEKILVKDIFSRMWFRVPEYQRPYVWGREEIADLLDDVTFAMTEKPDFEYFLGSFVFQSKPAAPDSGQEFDENDLLDGQQRMATLLMLFAVLRDLAEDPDAKDDCQKCIYQKASKYKVIPERTRLVFAIRDEVQKFIDEFVKADGGTNREDDLKRMVSKGGDVSVRNMAAAILEIRGFFRENPNTKPEDLLQFLLNKVLLIYVSTEDLEDAFRLFMILNDRGIPLRNSDILKSMNLGALESEEEKVKYAKMWEEAESELGDDFDRFLNHVRTILVKDKARLSLLQEFEDKIYNPKERDKATGQKKPVLLKKGRETFELIERYLGQYRTLLGGQNYDETGGSFEFDNLIKVMLTGLPATDWVPPLLRYFDKFKYDRILEFLKRLDNKFSADWICQYTPTDRIAAMNKIIQAIDDANTVDDLFSTDVFDIDEGSLVRMLDGAVYGRRFARYLLLKLDYLYQNHDQRMHFETLSVEHVLPQNPTEDSQWVKDFSEEERNEWTDKLGNLVLITRRKNSSQGRLDYSEKRKRYFEKNIDTCTNSLRVLRSEKWTPTELKANHKTVLKKLGKHYGINVDVVSAVKDVNTDGSEVPNAE; from the coding sequence ATGCCGTCAAGAGGCGAGATCAAGAGCGAGAAGATTCTGGTGAAGGATATCTTTTCCCGGATGTGGTTCCGGGTTCCCGAGTACCAGCGTCCCTACGTGTGGGGCCGGGAAGAGATTGCCGACCTTCTTGATGACGTGACCTTTGCCATGACGGAAAAGCCCGATTTCGAGTATTTCCTGGGCTCGTTCGTGTTCCAGTCCAAGCCCGCAGCGCCGGATAGCGGACAGGAGTTTGACGAAAACGACCTTCTCGACGGGCAGCAGCGCATGGCGACGTTGCTCATGCTTTTTGCCGTGCTGCGAGATTTGGCGGAGGACCCCGACGCCAAGGACGACTGCCAGAAGTGCATCTATCAGAAAGCCAGCAAATACAAGGTCATTCCGGAACGAACCCGCCTAGTGTTCGCCATACGTGATGAGGTGCAAAAGTTCATCGATGAGTTCGTCAAGGCCGACGGCGGCACGAACCGAGAGGATGACCTGAAGCGTATGGTTTCCAAGGGAGGAGACGTATCCGTGCGGAACATGGCCGCCGCCATCCTCGAGATCCGCGGGTTCTTCCGCGAGAACCCGAACACGAAGCCCGAAGACCTGCTCCAGTTTCTCCTCAACAAGGTGCTTCTCATCTACGTCTCGACCGAAGACCTTGAAGATGCCTTCCGGTTGTTCATGATCCTTAACGATCGGGGCATCCCCCTTCGCAACAGCGACATCCTGAAGTCCATGAATCTCGGGGCCTTGGAGAGCGAGGAAGAGAAGGTCAAGTACGCCAAAATGTGGGAGGAGGCGGAAAGCGAGCTTGGGGATGACTTTGATCGATTCCTCAACCACGTGCGGACCATCCTGGTGAAGGACAAGGCGCGGCTGAGTCTTCTTCAGGAGTTCGAGGACAAGATTTACAACCCCAAGGAGCGGGACAAGGCGACAGGTCAGAAAAAACCCGTGCTCCTCAAGAAAGGGCGCGAGACATTTGAGCTGATCGAGCGATACCTGGGGCAGTATCGGACCTTGCTGGGCGGCCAAAACTACGACGAAACCGGCGGCAGCTTCGAGTTCGACAACCTTATCAAGGTCATGCTCACGGGGCTGCCTGCAACGGACTGGGTCCCGCCTTTGCTCAGGTATTTCGACAAGTTTAAATACGACCGCATTCTGGAGTTCTTGAAACGCCTCGATAACAAGTTCTCGGCCGACTGGATTTGCCAGTACACTCCCACGGACCGTATCGCTGCGATGAACAAGATCATCCAGGCAATCGATGACGCCAACACTGTGGACGACCTTTTTTCCACCGACGTTTTCGACATTGATGAAGGATCGCTCGTCCGAATGTTGGACGGAGCGGTATATGGCCGGCGATTTGCCCGATATCTGCTTCTGAAACTTGACTACCTCTACCAGAACCACGACCAGCGGATGCATTTCGAGACCCTGTCTGTCGAGCATGTTCTGCCGCAAAACCCAACGGAAGACAGCCAGTGGGTCAAAGATTTTTCAGAAGAAGAGCGAAACGAGTGGACCGACAAGCTCGGTAACCTTGTACTCATAACCCGGCGCAAGAACTCGTCGCAAGGGCGACTGGATTACTCAGAGAAGCGCAAAAGGTACTTTGAGAAAAACATAGACACCTGCACCAATTCCCTTCGTGTCCTGCGAAGTGAAAAATGGACTCCCACCGAACTGAAGGCAAATCACAAGACGGTCCTAAAAAAGCTCGGAAAGCACTACGGGATCAACGTGGATGTGGTCTCCGCAGTCAAGGACGTGAATACGGATGGGTCGGAGGTGCCAAATGCCGAATAG
- a CDS encoding DUF2188 domain-containing protein — translation MPRRKTYHVTPRTDGGWNVKEENASRASSSHDTKAEAIARAKELAKKQALGQVIIHKQDGTIQTEHTYGKDPYPPEG, via the coding sequence ATGCCAAGACGTAAGACTTACCATGTGACTCCTCGGACCGACGGCGGCTGGAACGTCAAAGAAGAAAATGCGTCAAGGGCGTCCAGCAGCCACGATACGAAGGCCGAGGCCATAGCCCGTGCCAAGGAATTGGCGAAGAAGCAGGCGCTTGGACAGGTGATCATTCACAAGCAGGACGGTACGATCCAGACGGAACACACATACGGCAAGGATCCGTATCCGCCCGAAGGATAA
- a CDS encoding DUF4236 domain-containing protein produces MSFRFWRRIRIAPGVTLNLSKSGGSLSFGPRGAKFTIGPRGKRATVGIPGTGLFYTTTLPSGRSSGRRSASYSAPAVPTVRPEDRLTLGFFKRLITPDDEEALVDGCRELVLGNEDKALQHLEQATHLADGAYLAGFLALKQERLIEAANYLATAAEKYRRLGTYFSKYGISATMSLPITDEVSAHVGPDLRGVLLGLVEVYQRQERWEDAIACLERLLRLEPDDVVVKLSLAELLLDARPGDKTNRQESRFGRAEGTPEGREPRTASVNVCRKIVRLAEGIENETPVHTALLLYKARALRGLGLLIAARETLTGALRRRKGRSEELLRALRYERALVYENLGQRRRAHSELEKLYAEDPDYEDVAARLGL; encoded by the coding sequence ATGAGCTTCCGCTTCTGGAGACGAATCAGGATCGCACCGGGCGTGACCCTGAACCTGAGCAAGTCGGGCGGCTCTCTTTCGTTCGGGCCGCGCGGGGCGAAGTTCACCATCGGTCCGAGGGGCAAGCGGGCCACGGTGGGCATCCCGGGAACAGGCCTTTTCTACACGACCACGCTTCCGAGCGGGAGGTCCAGCGGTAGGAGAAGCGCGTCCTACTCCGCTCCGGCCGTCCCAACGGTCCGCCCGGAAGACCGGCTGACGCTGGGTTTCTTCAAGCGGCTCATCACGCCGGACGACGAGGAGGCCCTGGTGGACGGGTGCCGGGAGTTGGTGCTGGGGAATGAGGACAAGGCGCTTCAGCACCTTGAACAGGCGACTCACCTGGCCGACGGCGCGTACCTCGCCGGTTTCCTGGCGCTCAAGCAGGAGCGGCTGATCGAGGCCGCGAACTATCTGGCGACGGCCGCCGAGAAGTACCGCCGATTGGGAACCTACTTCTCCAAGTACGGCATCTCCGCCACCATGAGTCTCCCCATCACAGACGAGGTGTCCGCGCATGTGGGGCCGGATCTCCGCGGCGTGCTGTTGGGCCTGGTGGAGGTCTATCAGCGTCAGGAGCGCTGGGAGGATGCGATTGCCTGCCTGGAGCGCTTGCTGCGCCTCGAACCCGACGACGTGGTGGTGAAGCTGTCCCTCGCGGAGCTGCTGTTGGACGCCCGCCCGGGCGACAAGACAAATCGGCAGGAGAGCCGATTTGGACGTGCCGAAGGCACGCCCGAAGGGCGCGAGCCACGGACGGCGAGCGTCAACGTCTGCCGGAAGATCGTGCGGTTGGCCGAAGGCATCGAGAACGAGACGCCGGTCCACACCGCTCTGCTGCTCTACAAGGCCAGGGCCCTGCGTGGGCTCGGGCTCCTGATTGCTGCGCGGGAGACCCTGACGGGCGCCCTGCGCCGGAGGAAAGGCCGGTCCGAGGAACTGCTCCGGGCGCTCCGGTACGAACGGGCCCTGGTCTACGAGAACCTCGGCCAGCGCCGGCGGGCGCACAGCGAGCTCGAGAAGCTCTACGCCGAGGACCCGGACTACGAGGACGTGGCGGCCCGGTTGGGACTGTAG
- a CDS encoding DUF488 domain-containing protein, with the protein MIRTRRVYLPPGPGDGVRVLVDRLWPRGLARKAAAVDLWLREVAPSDALRRWYGHDPARWARFVRRYHAELEARPEAVDRLLALAREGPVTLLFAARDTERNNAVALRAFLEARLRRRPAADPSG; encoded by the coding sequence ATGATCCGGACGAGGCGCGTGTACCTGCCGCCGGGGCCCGGGGACGGGGTCCGGGTCCTCGTGGATCGGCTCTGGCCGCGGGGGCTTGCGCGGAAGGCGGCGGCGGTGGATCTGTGGCTGCGGGAGGTGGCGCCGTCGGACGCCCTGCGCCGCTGGTACGGCCACGACCCTGCCCGCTGGGCGCGGTTTGTGCGCCGCTATCACGCCGAGCTCGAGGCGAGGCCGGAGGCGGTGGATCGGCTCCTTGCCCTCGCCCGCGAGGGTCCGGTGACGCTGCTCTTCGCCGCGCGGGACACGGAGCGCAACAACGCGGTGGCCCTCAGGGCCTTCCTCGAGGCGCGGCTGCGCCGGCGGCCGGCGGCGGACCCTTCGGGCTGA
- a CDS encoding archease — MEPAWEHFDHGADIGVRGWGATPEEAFAHAALALVAVITDPARVRPREAVEITLEESDLEYLLYAWLGALVSEMALRRMLFGRFEVAIEDGTRLRGRAWGEPVDPDRHRPAVEVKGPTFTALAVRREPDGRWRAQCVVDV, encoded by the coding sequence ATGGAACCGGCCTGGGAGCACTTCGACCACGGCGCCGACATCGGCGTGCGCGGCTGGGGGGCGACCCCGGAGGAGGCCTTCGCCCACGCCGCCCTCGCCCTCGTCGCGGTGATCACCGACCCCGCCCGGGTGCGGCCGCGGGAGGCGGTGGAGATCACCCTCGAGGAGTCCGACCTCGAGTACCTGCTCTACGCCTGGCTCGGGGCCCTGGTCTCGGAGATGGCCCTGCGGCGGATGCTCTTCGGCCGCTTCGAGGTCGCCATCGAGGATGGCACCCGCCTGCGGGGGCGCGCCTGGGGCGAGCCCGTGGACCCGGACCGGCACCGCCCGGCGGTGGAGGTCAAGGGCCCGACCTTCACCGCCCTCGCCGTGCGCCGCGAGCCCGACGGGCGCTGGCGCGCGCAGTGCGTGGTGGACGTCTGA
- a CDS encoding RtcB family protein, which yields MELRSLEPLAECVWRHPPRGRMRVPVVFFGDRELLAAMDEKVLEQAANVATLPGIVGASYCMPDAHWGYGFPIGGVAAFDPDEGGVVSAGGVGFDISCGVRTLHTGLDEEALAPVRERLADALFRHIPAGVGVGGRIRLDDEAMEAMLRGGARWAVAEGWGEAADLARVEEGGCVAGADPDAVSARAKARQRPEMGTLGSGNHYLEVQRVGAIHDREAARAYGLEEGAVVVSLHCGSRGLGHQIGTDYLPRMARAAAGHGIALPDRELACAPIRSEVGAQYLGAMRAAINCALANRQILTHLVREVFADVLPAARITLLYDVSHNTCKEERHVVDGVERTLFVHRKGATRAFGPGSPGLPPEFAAVGQPVLIGGTMGTASWVLAGRPGPGEGAFQSACHGAGRRVSRRQASRRWQGRSLIEEMAARGILLRGRSLRGLAEEAPGAYKDVDAVVEAAERAGLARRVARLEPLICIKG from the coding sequence ATGGAGCTGCGATCGCTCGAACCGCTCGCCGAGTGCGTCTGGCGCCACCCGCCGCGGGGGCGGATGCGGGTGCCGGTGGTCTTCTTCGGCGACCGCGAACTGCTCGCGGCCATGGACGAGAAGGTGCTCGAGCAGGCCGCCAACGTCGCCACCCTGCCGGGCATCGTCGGCGCCAGCTACTGCATGCCCGACGCCCACTGGGGCTACGGCTTCCCCATCGGGGGGGTGGCCGCCTTCGATCCCGACGAGGGCGGCGTGGTCTCGGCGGGCGGGGTCGGCTTCGACATCTCCTGCGGCGTGCGCACGCTGCACACGGGCCTCGACGAGGAGGCCCTGGCGCCGGTGCGCGAGCGCCTCGCAGACGCCCTCTTCCGCCACATCCCGGCCGGGGTCGGGGTGGGGGGGCGGATCCGCCTCGACGACGAGGCCATGGAGGCGATGCTGCGAGGCGGTGCGCGCTGGGCCGTGGCCGAGGGCTGGGGCGAGGCGGCCGACCTCGCCCGCGTCGAGGAGGGCGGATGCGTCGCGGGGGCGGACCCGGACGCGGTCTCGGCCCGCGCCAAGGCGCGCCAGCGCCCCGAGATGGGGACCCTGGGCTCGGGCAACCACTACCTCGAGGTCCAGCGGGTGGGCGCGATCCACGACCGCGAGGCCGCCCGCGCCTACGGTCTCGAGGAGGGCGCCGTGGTGGTGAGCCTGCACTGCGGCTCCCGCGGGCTCGGCCACCAGATCGGCACCGACTACCTGCCGCGCATGGCCCGCGCCGCGGCGGGCCACGGCATCGCCCTGCCCGACCGCGAGCTCGCCTGCGCCCCGATCCGCTCGGAGGTGGGCGCGCAGTACCTCGGCGCCATGCGCGCGGCCATCAACTGCGCCCTCGCCAACCGCCAGATCCTGACCCATCTGGTGCGCGAGGTCTTCGCCGACGTCCTCCCCGCGGCCCGGATCACGCTGCTCTACGACGTCTCGCACAACACCTGCAAGGAGGAGCGGCACGTGGTGGACGGGGTCGAGCGCACCCTCTTCGTCCACCGCAAGGGGGCGACGCGGGCCTTCGGCCCCGGCAGCCCGGGGCTGCCGCCGGAGTTCGCGGCCGTGGGGCAGCCGGTGCTCATCGGCGGCACCATGGGCACCGCCTCGTGGGTCCTCGCCGGCCGCCCCGGCCCGGGCGAGGGCGCCTTCCAGTCGGCCTGCCACGGCGCTGGCCGCCGCGTGAGCCGCCGCCAGGCCAGCCGCCGCTGGCAGGGGCGCAGCCTGATCGAGGAGATGGCCGCGCGCGGGATCCTCCTGCGGGGGCGCTCGCTGCGCGGCCTCGCCGAGGAGGCTCCGGGGGCGTACAAGGACGTGGACGCGGTGGTGGAGGCGGCGGAGCGGGCGGGCCTCGCCCGGCGCGTGGCGCGCCTCGAGCCCCTCATCTGCATCAAGGGCTGA
- a CDS encoding isochorismatase family protein: protein MSEREEPQAVRLQEGDALIVVDVQNDFLPGGALAVPAGDQVVPVLNRYAEQFAAAGLPVFATRDWHPADHCSFRDQGGPWPPHCVAGTEGAAFAPGLRLPQGTEVISKADTPERDAYSGFEGTDLAERLRRRGVRRVFVGGLATDYCVFNTVLDALGEGFETWVLGDAIRAVNVRPGDGAEAERRMREAGARFLTLDALEGAA, encoded by the coding sequence ATGAGCGAGCGCGAGGAACCCCAGGCCGTCCGCCTGCAGGAGGGCGACGCCCTCATCGTCGTCGACGTGCAGAACGACTTCCTCCCCGGCGGCGCCCTCGCCGTGCCCGCCGGCGACCAGGTGGTGCCGGTGCTCAACCGGTACGCGGAGCAATTTGCCGCCGCGGGGCTGCCCGTCTTCGCCACCCGCGACTGGCACCCCGCCGACCACTGCTCCTTCCGGGACCAGGGGGGGCCGTGGCCGCCCCACTGCGTGGCCGGGACCGAGGGCGCGGCCTTCGCCCCGGGGCTGCGCCTGCCGCAGGGCACGGAGGTGATCTCCAAGGCCGACACCCCCGAGCGCGACGCCTACTCCGGCTTCGAGGGGACGGATCTCGCCGAGCGGCTGCGCCGGCGCGGCGTGCGGCGGGTCTTCGTCGGCGGCCTCGCCACCGACTACTGCGTGTTCAACACCGTGCTCGACGCGCTCGGCGAGGGCTTCGAGACCTGGGTCCTGGGCGACGCCATCCGCGCCGTGAACGTGCGCCCGGGCGACGGCGCCGAGGCCGAGCGGCGCATGCGCGAGGCGGGCGCACGCTTCCTCACGCTGGACGCGCTGGAGGGCGCCGCTTGA
- a CDS encoding nicotinate phosphoribosyltransferase: protein MKTPPLLTDLYQLTMLQAYLEGGLTETASFEFFVRRLPPRRGFLLAAGLEQVLDYLEGLRFGEAELQWLRDSGRFSADFVDWLAAFRFTGDVDAMPEGTVCFADEPILRVTAPLPQAQLVESRIINLLHFQTLIASKAARCVLAAPGRLLVDFGLRRAHGAEAGLLAARACYIAGFDGTATVEAGRLWGIPVYGTMAHSFIQAHATEEEAFERFARAQPDNVVLLIDTYDTEAAARKVVALAPRLAAEGIRIRAVRIDSGDLAEHARRVRAILDAGGLAETRIFASGNLDEYALAKLAAQAPIDGFGVGTRMDTSADAPYLDCAYKLQEYAGRPRRKRSEGKATWPGRKQVYRRHADGRMAGDLLTLADEAAEGEPLLAPAMRGGRRLAATDLAAARARARAQLAALPEGVRDLEAPAPYPVAVAPALRRLADALDREAH, encoded by the coding sequence TTGAAGACGCCGCCGCTGCTCACCGACCTCTACCAGCTCACCATGCTCCAGGCCTACCTGGAGGGGGGGCTGACGGAGACGGCCTCGTTCGAGTTCTTCGTCCGCCGCCTGCCGCCGCGGCGCGGCTTCCTCCTCGCCGCCGGCCTCGAACAGGTCCTCGACTACCTCGAGGGGCTGCGCTTCGGCGAGGCCGAGCTGCAGTGGCTGCGCGACAGCGGCCGCTTCAGCGCCGACTTCGTGGACTGGCTCGCCGCCTTCCGCTTCACCGGCGACGTCGACGCCATGCCCGAGGGGACGGTGTGCTTCGCCGACGAGCCGATCCTGCGCGTGACCGCCCCCCTGCCCCAGGCGCAGCTGGTGGAGAGCCGCATCATCAACCTCCTCCACTTCCAGACCCTGATCGCCTCCAAGGCCGCCCGCTGCGTCCTCGCCGCCCCGGGGCGGCTGCTGGTGGACTTCGGGCTGCGCCGCGCCCACGGCGCCGAGGCCGGGCTGCTGGCGGCGCGCGCCTGCTACATCGCCGGCTTCGACGGCACCGCCACGGTGGAGGCCGGGCGCCTCTGGGGCATCCCCGTCTACGGCACCATGGCCCACTCCTTCATCCAGGCCCACGCCACCGAGGAGGAGGCCTTCGAGCGCTTCGCCCGCGCCCAGCCGGACAACGTCGTCCTCCTCATCGACACCTACGACACCGAGGCCGCCGCGCGCAAGGTGGTGGCCCTGGCGCCGCGCCTCGCCGCCGAGGGGATCCGCATCCGCGCCGTGCGCATCGACAGCGGCGACCTCGCCGAGCACGCCCGCCGCGTCCGCGCCATCCTCGACGCCGGCGGCCTCGCCGAGACGCGCATCTTCGCCAGCGGCAACCTCGACGAGTACGCGCTGGCGAAGCTCGCGGCGCAGGCGCCCATCGACGGCTTCGGCGTCGGCACGCGCATGGACACCTCCGCCGACGCCCCCTATCTCGACTGCGCCTACAAGCTGCAAGAGTACGCCGGGCGGCCGCGGCGCAAGCGCTCCGAGGGCAAGGCCACCTGGCCCGGGCGCAAGCAGGTCTACCGCCGCCACGCCGACGGGCGCATGGCGGGCGATCTCCTCACGCTTGCCGACGAGGCCGCCGAGGGCGAGCCGCTGCTGGCGCCGGCGATGCGCGGCGGGCGGCGGCTGGCGGCGACGGACCTGGCCGCCGCGAGGGCGCGGGCGCGGGCGCAGCTCGCGGCGCTGCCCGAGGGGGTGCGCGACCTCGAGGCGCCGGCGCCCTACCCGGTGGCGGTGGCGCCGGCGCTTCGGCGGCTCGCCGACGCCCTCGACCGCGAGGCCCACTGA